The Micromonospora sp. Llam0 genome contains a region encoding:
- the galT gene encoding galactose-1-phosphate uridylyltransferase produces MKRSAVRLADGRELIYFDERDDAVREGPDRRELPPPPPASELRYDPLTDEWVAIAAHRQTRTFLPPTDQCPLCPSRPGRSSEIPAYDYDVVVFENRFPSLSDRVGDGTAGYPGGTPFTPTRPGLGRCEVVCFTAEHGTSFAALAPARVRTVVDALADRTAELSALDAVEQVFCFENRGVEIGVTLHHPHGQIYAYPFVPPRTRSMLAAARRHAEATGGRNLYADVLAAERAAGVRVVAANDQWTAYVPAAARWPFEVHLAPHRRVPDIARLDDAERDAFGPLYLDVLRRFDRLFDSRQGTPYIAAWHQAPVRHERELGYLHLQVFTIRRAADKLKYLAGSESAMGVFINDVRPEQAAALLRDA; encoded by the coding sequence GTGAAACGCAGTGCGGTACGGCTCGCCGACGGGCGGGAACTCATCTACTTCGACGAGCGGGACGACGCCGTCCGGGAAGGACCGGACCGGCGGGAGCTGCCGCCCCCGCCGCCGGCCTCGGAGCTTCGCTACGATCCGTTGACCGACGAGTGGGTGGCGATCGCCGCGCACCGGCAGACCCGGACCTTCCTGCCGCCGACCGATCAGTGCCCGCTCTGCCCGTCGCGGCCCGGCCGGTCCAGCGAGATTCCGGCGTACGACTACGACGTGGTGGTCTTCGAGAACCGGTTCCCGTCGCTGAGCGACCGGGTGGGTGACGGGACGGCCGGCTACCCCGGTGGTACGCCGTTCACCCCGACCCGGCCGGGTCTCGGGCGCTGTGAGGTGGTCTGCTTCACCGCCGAGCACGGCACCTCGTTCGCCGCGCTGGCCCCGGCCCGGGTCCGCACCGTCGTCGACGCGCTGGCCGACCGGACCGCCGAGTTGTCCGCGCTGGACGCGGTGGAGCAGGTGTTCTGCTTCGAGAACCGGGGCGTGGAGATCGGGGTCACCCTGCACCACCCGCACGGGCAGATCTACGCGTACCCGTTCGTGCCGCCGCGTACCCGGTCGATGCTGGCCGCCGCCCGACGGCACGCCGAGGCGACCGGCGGGCGAAACCTGTACGCGGACGTGCTGGCCGCCGAGCGGGCGGCCGGGGTGCGGGTAGTGGCGGCCAACGACCAGTGGACGGCGTACGTGCCGGCCGCGGCGCGCTGGCCGTTCGAGGTGCACCTGGCACCGCACCGCCGGGTGCCGGACATCGCCAGGTTGGACGACGCCGAACGGGACGCCTTCGGGCCGCTCTACCTCGACGTGCTGCGCCGCTTCGACCGACTCTTCGACAGCCGGCAGGGTACGCCGTACATCGCCGCGTGGCATCAGGCCCCGGTGCGTCACGAACGGGAGCTGGGCTACCTGCATCTGCAGGTGTTCACCATCCGGCGGGCGGCGGACAAGCTGAAGTACCTGGCCGGTTCGGAATCGGCGATGGGCGTGTTCATCAACGACGTCCGGCCGGAACAGGCGGCGGCGCTGCTGCGCGACGCCTGA
- a CDS encoding DeoR/GlpR family DNA-binding transcription regulator, which yields MLAPQRQAAILDRVRAAGGVRVTDLAVEFGVSDMTIRRDLDVLADRGLLAKVHGGATLVDPGATDEPGFVAKSARQQAEKAAIAAHAAELVVAGGAVALSAGTTTVELARRLVDVPGLTVVTNSIPVADVFYRDGRGDRTVILTGGVRTPSDALVGPVAVTALRGLHVDLLFLGVHGMSERAGYTTPNLMESDTNRALITAAARLVVLADHTKWDVVGISSMAELAAAQVVVSDPGLPAPARDVLAGHGVELSIADPHR from the coding sequence ATGCTCGCGCCGCAGCGCCAGGCGGCGATCCTGGACCGGGTCCGGGCCGCCGGCGGAGTACGGGTCACCGATCTGGCCGTCGAGTTCGGCGTCTCGGACATGACGATCCGCCGGGACCTGGACGTCCTAGCCGACCGAGGGCTGCTGGCCAAGGTGCACGGCGGGGCCACCCTGGTCGATCCCGGGGCCACCGACGAGCCGGGGTTCGTGGCGAAGTCCGCCCGGCAGCAGGCCGAGAAGGCGGCGATCGCCGCGCACGCCGCCGAGCTGGTCGTCGCCGGCGGGGCGGTGGCGTTGTCGGCCGGCACCACCACGGTGGAGCTCGCCCGCCGGCTGGTCGACGTCCCCGGGCTGACGGTGGTGACCAACTCGATCCCGGTGGCCGACGTGTTCTACCGGGACGGTCGGGGCGACCGGACGGTGATCCTCACCGGTGGGGTGCGTACCCCGTCGGACGCGCTGGTCGGGCCGGTGGCCGTGACCGCTCTCCGCGGCCTGCACGTGGACCTGCTCTTCCTCGGCGTGCACGGGATGAGCGAACGGGCCGGCTACACCACCCCGAACCTGATGGAGTCCGACACCAACCGGGCATTGATCACGGCGGCGGCCCGCCTGGTGGTGCTGGCCGACCACACCAAGTGGGACGTCGTGGGGATCTCCTCGATGGCGGAGTTGGCCGCGGCCCAGGTGGTGGTCAGCGACCCCGGACTACCCGCGCCGGCCCGCGACGTGCTGGCCGGACACGGCGTCGAGCTGTCGATCGCCGACCCACACCGATAG